A genomic stretch from Caloranaerobacter ferrireducens includes:
- the rplT gene encoding 50S ribosomal protein L20 produces the protein MARVKKALNARKKHKKILKLAKGYYGAKSKQFRPANEAVMRSLRFAYIGRKLRKRDFRKLWISRINAAARLNGMSYSRFINGLKKANIEINRKMLSEMAIHDPEGFKKLVEVAKSSLN, from the coding sequence ATGGCAAGGGTAAAAAAAGCATTAAATGCTAGAAAAAAGCATAAAAAGATATTAAAACTTGCAAAAGGTTATTATGGAGCAAAAAGTAAGCAGTTCAGACCAGCAAATGAAGCTGTAATGAGATCACTTAGATTTGCTTATATAGGTAGAAAGTTAAGAAAGAGAGATTTTAGAAAGCTTTGGATAAGCAGAATAAATGCTGCTGCTAGACTAAATGGAATGTCATACAGCAGATTTATAAATGGACTTAAAAAAGCTAATATAGAAATAAATAGAAAAATGTTATCAGAAATGGCTATACATGATCCAGAAGGATTCAAAAAACTTGTTGAAGTTGCAAAAAGTAGTTTAAACTAA
- the rpmI gene encoding 50S ribosomal protein L35, translating to MPKMKTHRGAAKRFKKTGKGQLKRYKAYKSHILTKKTAKRKRNLRKSSLVSAADYKRVGKLLPY from the coding sequence ATGCCAAAAATGAAAACTCATAGAGGAGCTGCTAAAAGATTTAAGAAAACAGGCAAAGGACAACTTAAAAGATATAAGGCTTATAAGAGCCATATATTAACTAAAAAGACTGCAAAGAGAAAGAGAAATCTTAGAAAATCCTCATTAGTTAGTGCAGCTGACTATAAGAGAGTTGGTAAGTTACTACCATACTAA
- the infC gene encoding translation initiation factor IF-3: protein MKELQINEQIRDKEVRLIDVDGSQLGVMPVKKAQQIARERKLDLVKVAPNANPPVCRIMDYGKYKYEQAKKAKEAKKNQKVINVKEIRLTPNIEEHDLNVKAKKAVKFLKNGDRVKVTVRFRGRELGYTDKGEEVLMKFAELTKEVGNIDKKPKLEGRNMTMILSPIN from the coding sequence ATTAAAGAACTTCAAATTAATGAACAAATCAGGGATAAGGAAGTAAGATTAATAGACGTAGATGGTAGTCAGCTTGGAGTAATGCCAGTAAAGAAAGCACAACAAATAGCAAGAGAAAGAAAGCTTGACTTGGTTAAGGTTGCACCTAATGCAAATCCACCAGTATGCCGTATAATGGATTATGGCAAGTACAAGTACGAGCAAGCTAAAAAGGCTAAAGAAGCAAAGAAAAATCAAAAGGTGATTAATGTTAAGGAAATTAGGTTAACACCTAACATTGAAGAACATGATTTGAACGTAAAGGCTAAAAAAGCTGTTAAATTTTTGAAAAATGGTGATAGAGTTAAAGTAACAGTAAGATTTAGAGGTAGAGAATTGGGCTATACTGATAAAGGTGAAGAAGTATTGATGAAGTTTGCAGAATTAACAAAAGAAGTTGGTAATATAGATAAAAAGCCTAAACTTGAAGGAAGAAATATGACTATGATTTTAAGTCCTATAAATTAA